In Pieris napi chromosome 2, ilPieNapi1.2, whole genome shotgun sequence, the following proteins share a genomic window:
- the LOC125062988 gene encoding myosin tail region-interacting protein MTI1-like encodes MDKEQCLKLIRLYGEYRRLWDAQCPDYTNRGLREDAWRKISQEMNLPIAELKKKMDSLLGSYRREKSREKKSRITGSGRGEIYVSNWYAYEAFSFLGDRNHPGNTQDTLGEENASLDNTRNDDGYNEEKNETSNSTTTEGPKQKSTRPKKRSKMNESDDLTDNAISEALTLLQQCASDNISEKNDPYNVYGQYIGNELRKYDKITLAYVKNAINKIIFDADMGAYSGYSYYTQSYGEHDNLRYMSHPSSSSTPSTYSMPAASPMPSTSPMPPTSPMPPTSPMPPASSMPSTSPMPAASPMPPISPISMPPPPPSPAPHH; translated from the exons ATGGATAAAGAACAGTGTCTTAAATTAATACGACTATATGGTGAATATAGACGACTTTGGGATGCGCAATGTCCTGATTACACAAATAGAGGACTAAGGGAAGATGCATGGAGAAAAATAAGCCAGGAAATGAACCTTCCAATAGctgaattaaagaaaaaaatggacTCTTTACTAGGGTCTTACAGGAGGGAAAAGTCgagagaaaaaaaaagccgAATCACAGGAtcag GTCGTGGTGAAATATATGTTTCGAATTGGTATGCCTATGAAGCCTTCAGTTTTCTAGGAGATAGAAATCACCCAGGAAATACACAAGATACTTTAGGTGAAGAA AATGCAAGTCTGGATAATACTCGAAATGATGACGGTTATAacgaagaaaaaaatgaaacTTCAAACTCGACGACAACGGAAGGACCTAAACAAAAGTCaactagacctaaaaagagaTCCAAAATGAACGAAAGTGATGATCTTACTGATAACGCCATATCTGAAGCATTAACACTCTTACAACAGTGTGCAAGCGATAATATATCAGAAAAAAATGATCCCTATAATGTGTATGGCCAATATATAGGAAATGAGTTGAGAAAgtatgataaaattacattagcatacgtaaaaaatgcaataaataaaattatctttgaTGCAGACATGGGAGCATACAGtggttatagttattatactCAATCATATGGTGAACACGAtaatttaagatatatgtCTCATCCCTCTTCCTCATCGACGCCATCTACATATTCGATGCCTGCTGCCTCACCAATGCCTTCTACCTCACCGATGCCTCCTACTTCACCGATGCCTCCTACTTCACCGATGCCTCCTGCCTCATCGATGCCTTCTACTTCACCGATGCCTGCTGCCTCACcaatgcctcctatctcacCAATTTCGATGCCTCCCCCTCCTCCTTCTCCAGCTCctcatcattaa
- the LOC125062985 gene encoding uncharacterized protein LOC125062985, whose translation MRPHIRKAVATTAFFIILRLAKKRKQKTKRFWIKLLYKNRLQAGNRLFEELCFDDEEKNFTRMSKIEFDNVYSLINAKISKKDTNFREAISARERLLVTLRFLATGDSYTSLQYLFRISKQRISVIVPEVCDAIIEVLKDYVKIPSSEEEWLTIAKEFESKWNFPHVIGAMDGKHVILQSPINSGNDYDCYKMFPSIVLFALVDANYKFLYVDVGSKGRISDGGVFKNTNLYKKVEKKELNIPSPEILQIPYKIAVPYFILGDKAFALNDYTLKPYEGTPERGSMERIFNYRLSRARRVVENAFGILSSVFRVLRKPLLLEPEKATKVVLTTICLYNYLRRDLASSQRFTPPGSFDAEVEGTVIPGRWRQDTEMSSMLSIQAIPRRGSTNIKEIRSHLGRHFITNGAISWQNNYQ comes from the exons ATGAGGCCGCACATTCGGAAAGCTGTCGCTACCACTGCCTTTTTCATAATTCTAAGGCttgcaaaaaaaagaaaacagaaaACTAAACGTTTTTGGATTAAActcttatacaaaaatagattaCAGGCTGGGAACAGATTATTTGAAGAGTTGTGCTTCGATGACGAAGAAAAAAATTTCACTCGAATGAGTAAAATCGAATTTGACAATGTGTATTCTCTCATAAACGCCAAAATAAGCAAGAAGGACACAAATTTTCGAGAAGCAATATCCGCTAGGGAAAGATTATTAGTGACGTTGAGATTTTTGGCCACAGGAGATTCTTATACCAGTCTACAGTATCTATTTCGTATATCAAAACAAAGGATATCGGTTATAGTTCCTGAAGTCTGTGATGCTATAATTGAGGTGTTAAAGGATTATgttaag ataccATCATCCGAAGAAGAGTGGCTTACCATAGCGAAAGAGTTTGAGAGCAAATGGAATTTCCCACATGTCATAGGAGCAATGGATGGGAAGCATGTTATATTACAGTCGCCGATAAATAGTGGCAATGATTATGACTGTTACAAAATGTTTCCAAGTATAGTGCTGTTTGCTTTAGTTGACGCTAACTATAAATTTCTGTACGTAGACGTTGGCAGCAAAGGACGTATATCAGATGGCGGtgtgtttaaaaataccaatttatataaaaaggtcGAAAAGAAGGAATTGAACATTCCTTCAccagaaatattacaaataccgTATAAAATTGCAGTGCCCTATTTTATTCTAGGCGATAAAGCTTTTGCTCTCAATGATTACACATTGAAACCTTATGAAGGTACTCCAGAAAGAGGTTCAATGGAAAGGATTTTCAATTACAGGCTGTCCAGAGCAAGAAGAGTTGTGGAGAATGCCTTTGGCATTTTAAGCTCCGTTTTTAGAGTACTGAGGAAGCCGCTACTATTAGAACCAGAAAAAGCTACGAAAGTCGTATTGACTACCATATGCTTATATAACTACTTGCGTAGAGATTTAGCTTCCTCACAAAGGTTCACTCCCCCAGGATCATTCGATGCCGAAGTTGAAGGGACAGTAATACCCGGCCGATGGCGACAGGATACAGAAATGTCATCAATGCTATCTATTCAAGCCATACCACGGCGAGGAtcaacaaatataaaagaaatacgtTCACATTTAGGGAGACATTTCATAACAAACGGAGCAATTTCTTGGCAGAATAATTATCAGTAA